The following coding sequences lie in one Heliangelus exortis chromosome 8, bHelExo1.hap1, whole genome shotgun sequence genomic window:
- the MRPS14 gene encoding small ribosomal subunit protein uS14m yields the protein MAAAMLGWALRAARHLSPVLPSSGTSQVRSYYVDWRMLRDVKRRKLAYEYADERLRINAIRKNSILPKELQEVADKEIASLPRDSCPVRIHNRCVLTSRPRGVRRRWRLSRIVFRHFADHAQMSGIQRAMW from the exons ATGGCGGCGGCCATGCTGGGCTGGGCGCTGCGGGCCGCTCGGCACCTCAGCCCg GTTCTCCCTTCGTCCGGCACAAGTCAGGTGCGGAGCTACTATGTGGACTGGAGAATGCTGCGGGATGTCAAGAGGCGGAAGCTGGCGTACGAGTACGCGGACGAGAGGCTGCGGATCAACGCCATCCGCAAGAACAGCATCCTGCCCAAAGAGCTGCAG GAAGTGGCTGATAAAGAGATTGCCAGCTTGCCCCGGGACAGCTGCCCCGTGAGGATCCACAACAGGTGTGTCCTGACGTCCCGGCCCCGCGGAGTCAGGCGGCGCTGGAGGCTCAGCAGAATTGTTTTCCGCCATTTTGCTGACCATGCTCAGATGTCTGGGATACAGAGGGCCATGTGGTAG